A genomic window from Streptomyces brevispora includes:
- a CDS encoding isochorismatase family protein, with amino-acid sequence MSATTLDPKTALVVVDLQKGITALPTVHPIADVIAHATTLADAFRAKGLPVVLVRVTGGAPGRTEAPARSGQPAADWADIVPELGPREGDIVVTKQQWGAFYGTDLDLQLRRRGVTQVVVAGVATSIGVESTARSAYEYGYHVTIATDAVTDMSAEAHDNSVERIFPRLGETDTTDAIIKLLG; translated from the coding sequence ATGAGCGCCACCACCCTCGACCCGAAGACCGCCCTGGTCGTCGTCGACCTCCAGAAGGGCATCACCGCCCTGCCCACGGTCCACCCCATCGCCGATGTCATCGCGCACGCCACGACCCTCGCCGACGCGTTCCGGGCCAAGGGCCTGCCGGTCGTCCTGGTCCGTGTCACCGGCGGCGCCCCCGGCCGCACCGAGGCACCCGCCCGCTCCGGGCAGCCCGCCGCCGACTGGGCCGACATCGTTCCCGAGCTCGGCCCGCGGGAGGGCGACATCGTTGTCACCAAGCAGCAGTGGGGCGCCTTCTACGGCACCGACCTCGACCTCCAGCTGCGCCGCCGCGGTGTGACCCAGGTCGTGGTGGCCGGTGTCGCGACCAGCATCGGCGTCGAGTCCACCGCCCGCTCGGCGTACGAGTACGGCTACCACGTCACGATCGCCACGGACGCGGTGACCGACATGAGCGCCGAGGCCCACGACAACAGCGTCGAGCGGATCTTCCCGCGCCTCGGCGAGACCGACACCACGGACGCGATCATCAAGCTGCTGGGCTGA
- a CDS encoding carbohydrate ABC transporter permease, which produces MSTTTGKAAESAKVQAGPGTAKSPAAGPKGSRMRGKPRLGVQNMAGWLFSTPFLVLFLVFMAVPIIATLVMSFTDFGLRNVTHPLDANFIGFENYTKLFSDEKFLKSLFNTAYFVVIGVPLTIFLGLLVAVLLNNGIDRARTFFRVGFYAPVVTTIVAVAVVWRFVLDPSDGLVAGLFSEVGLTAPDFLGSETLAMPSMIAMAVWRNVGTVMVLFIAGLQAIPTEVREAARLDGAGVWQEFKGITVPLLRPTMLYATVITTIGYLNVFEEPFVMTQGGPSDSTLTVSLNMYREGFNFFHMGYASAMAYVLFVVIMGITVLQLRLLKDNTK; this is translated from the coding sequence ATGAGCACCACGACCGGAAAGGCCGCAGAGTCGGCCAAGGTGCAGGCCGGGCCGGGGACCGCGAAGTCCCCGGCCGCCGGGCCCAAGGGTTCGCGCATGCGTGGGAAGCCCAGGCTGGGCGTGCAGAACATGGCCGGCTGGCTGTTCTCCACTCCCTTCCTCGTTCTCTTCCTCGTCTTCATGGCCGTCCCGATCATCGCCACCCTGGTGATGAGTTTCACGGACTTCGGGCTGCGCAACGTGACGCACCCGCTGGACGCGAACTTCATCGGGTTCGAGAACTACACCAAGCTGTTCAGTGACGAGAAGTTCCTCAAGTCGCTGTTCAACACGGCGTACTTCGTGGTCATCGGCGTCCCGCTGACGATCTTCCTCGGACTGCTCGTCGCCGTACTGCTGAACAACGGCATCGACCGGGCCCGGACCTTCTTCCGCGTCGGCTTCTACGCCCCGGTCGTCACCACCATCGTGGCGGTCGCCGTCGTCTGGCGCTTCGTGCTGGACCCGAGCGACGGCCTCGTCGCGGGCCTCTTCTCCGAAGTGGGCCTCACCGCTCCGGACTTCCTCGGCTCCGAGACGCTCGCCATGCCGTCGATGATCGCGATGGCGGTCTGGCGCAACGTCGGCACGGTCATGGTGCTCTTCATCGCCGGTCTGCAGGCCATTCCCACCGAGGTGCGGGAGGCGGCGCGGCTGGACGGCGCCGGCGTCTGGCAGGAGTTCAAGGGCATCACCGTCCCGCTGCTGCGGCCCACGATGCTCTACGCCACCGTGATCACCACGATCGGCTACCTCAACGTCTTCGAGGAGCCCTTCGTGATGACGCAGGGCGGTCCCTCGGACTCGACGCTCACCGTCTCGCTGAACATGTACCGCGAGGGCTTCAACTTCTTCCACATGGGCTATGCGAGCGCCATGGCGTATGTCCTCTTCGTAGTGATCATGGGCATCACGGTGCTGCAGCTCCGACTGCTGAAGGACAACACGAAATGA
- a CDS encoding glycoside hydrolase family 1 protein, with the protein MTHTQVPFPEGFLWGASTAAHQIEGNNTNSDWWVKEHTAGTHIQEPSLDACDSYHRWHEDMDVLAGLGFTDYRFSIEWARIEPAEGQFSRAELAHYRRMVEGAIERGLRPMVTLHHFTVPQWFEARGGFTAEGATELFARYVAACAPVISEGVSHVCTINEPNMIAVMAGQAKRGDLSFPPAGLPTPDDETTQAVIAAHHSAVKEVKAINADIQVGWTIANQVYQALPGAEEVTAAYRHPREDIFIEAARGDDWIGVQSYTRTKIGTDGPVPTPDDAERTLTQWEYYPSAVGHALRHTAEVVGHDIPLIVTENGIATDRDSRRIDYYTGALNEVASAIQDGLRVEGYLAWSALDNYEWGSYTPTFGLIGWDPETFERLPKPSATWLGEMGRTRALPRIAD; encoded by the coding sequence ATGACTCACACCCAGGTCCCGTTCCCCGAAGGCTTCCTGTGGGGCGCCTCCACGGCCGCCCACCAGATCGAGGGCAACAACACCAACAGCGACTGGTGGGTCAAGGAGCACACCGCGGGCACCCACATCCAGGAGCCCAGCCTGGACGCCTGCGACAGCTACCACCGCTGGCACGAGGACATGGACGTGCTGGCCGGACTGGGCTTCACCGACTACCGGTTCTCCATCGAGTGGGCCCGTATCGAGCCCGCCGAGGGCCAGTTCTCCCGGGCCGAGCTCGCCCACTACCGCCGCATGGTCGAGGGCGCCATCGAGCGCGGGCTGCGCCCCATGGTCACCCTGCACCACTTCACCGTGCCGCAGTGGTTCGAGGCGCGTGGCGGCTTCACCGCCGAGGGCGCGACCGAGCTGTTCGCCCGCTACGTCGCGGCCTGCGCACCGGTGATCAGCGAAGGCGTCAGCCACGTCTGCACCATCAACGAGCCGAACATGATCGCCGTGATGGCGGGCCAGGCCAAGCGCGGCGATCTCAGCTTCCCGCCCGCCGGTCTGCCGACCCCCGACGACGAGACCACCCAGGCCGTCATCGCCGCCCACCACTCGGCCGTCAAGGAGGTCAAGGCGATCAACGCCGACATCCAGGTCGGCTGGACCATCGCCAACCAGGTGTACCAGGCCCTGCCCGGCGCCGAAGAGGTCACCGCGGCCTACCGCCACCCCCGCGAGGACATCTTCATCGAGGCCGCCCGCGGCGACGACTGGATCGGGGTGCAGTCCTACACCCGCACCAAGATCGGTACGGACGGACCGGTCCCGACCCCCGACGACGCCGAGCGCACCCTCACGCAGTGGGAGTACTACCCCTCCGCCGTCGGCCACGCGCTGCGCCACACCGCCGAGGTCGTCGGTCACGACATCCCGCTGATCGTGACCGAGAACGGCATCGCGACCGACCGGGACAGCCGCCGGATCGACTACTACACCGGCGCCCTGAACGAGGTCGCCTCCGCCATCCAGGACGGCCTGCGGGTCGAGGGCTACCTCGCGTGGAGCGCCCTGGACAACTACGAGTGGGGTTCCTACACGCCGACGTTCGGCCTCATCGGCTGGGACCCGGAGACCTTCGAGCGACTGCCGAAGCCGTCCGCCACCTGGCTGGGCGAGATGGGCCGCACCCGCGCGCTGCCGCGTATCGCCGACTGA
- a CDS encoding acetylxylan esterase produces the protein MSSFVHDFPFDPSYGRTLDDLTALPAPLAPDGFADFWRARYEAAREVATEPEIGPLEDERDGVRIHRVTFASVGGVRLGGWLALPSDGAARHGFVIGHGYGGRQEPGPDVPLPLPGAAAILPCVRGMGTRGLVPGIPDVADAHVLHGIESRESYVIGDCVADLWCAASALRELVPELAEAGPLGYLGESFGGGLGALALPWDDRFGAAQLTVPTFGNHPLRLTLPCTGSGESVRGYHREHPEVTEVLRYFDAATAARFLELPTLVAAALFDPAVPPPGQFAVHNALAGERELLVLRAGHFEHAGTAAETAGLVAARQRFFGEWLGR, from the coding sequence ATGTCCTCGTTCGTACATGATTTCCCTTTCGACCCGTCCTACGGGCGCACCCTCGACGACCTGACCGCCCTTCCCGCGCCCCTCGCGCCGGACGGCTTCGCCGACTTCTGGCGAGCCCGGTACGAGGCCGCTCGCGAGGTCGCCACGGAGCCGGAGATCGGGCCGCTGGAGGACGAGCGCGACGGCGTCCGGATCCACCGAGTGACATTCGCCTCGGTGGGCGGGGTGCGGCTGGGGGGCTGGCTCGCCCTGCCGTCGGACGGGGCGGCGCGCCATGGGTTCGTCATCGGCCACGGCTACGGCGGCCGGCAGGAGCCGGGCCCCGATGTGCCGCTGCCGCTGCCCGGGGCGGCCGCGATCCTGCCCTGTGTGCGGGGGATGGGGACGCGCGGCCTGGTGCCGGGCATCCCGGACGTCGCTGACGCGCATGTGCTGCACGGCATCGAGTCACGCGAGTCGTATGTGATCGGTGACTGCGTGGCGGACCTGTGGTGTGCGGCGTCGGCGCTGCGCGAACTGGTGCCCGAGTTGGCGGAGGCGGGTCCGCTCGGCTACCTCGGGGAGAGCTTCGGCGGGGGGCTCGGCGCGCTGGCCCTGCCGTGGGACGACCGGTTCGGGGCCGCGCAGCTGACGGTGCCCACGTTCGGGAACCACCCGTTGCGGCTCACCCTGCCGTGTACGGGGAGCGGGGAGTCGGTGCGCGGGTACCACCGGGAGCATCCCGAGGTCACCGAGGTGCTGAGGTACTTCGACGCCGCGACGGCCGCAAGGTTCCTGGAGCTGCCGACGCTGGTGGCCGCGGCCCTGTTCGACCCGGCGGTGCCGCCGCCGGGGCAGTTCGCGGTGCACAACGCGCTCGCGGGGGAGCGGGAGCTGCTGGTGCTGAGGGCGGGGCACTTCGAGCATGCGGGAACGGCCGCCGAGACGGCCGGGCTGGTGGCGGCGCGGCAGCGGTTCTTCGGTGAGTGGCTGGGGCGCTGA
- a CDS encoding PspA/IM30 family protein: MTKQTVLGRVTQLAKANIDALLDQAEDPQKMLDQLIRDYTSNISEAEQAVATTIGNLRLMEQDHREDVEAAEEWGEKALAASRKADELRAGGSAAEADRFDNLAKVALGRQLQSEKEAKTAEPTIASQTEVVDKLRSGLDRMKAKLTELKPKRDELVARVKSAQAQNRMMDSVSSIDVLDPTSEIGRFEDRVRREEAKALGKQELAASSLDAQFEQLDTLGASAEVEARLAALKTAS; encoded by the coding sequence ATGACCAAGCAGACCGTTCTCGGACGCGTCACGCAGCTGGCGAAGGCCAACATCGACGCACTGCTCGATCAGGCCGAGGATCCGCAGAAGATGCTGGATCAGCTGATCCGCGACTACACGTCCAACATCTCGGAGGCCGAACAGGCCGTCGCCACGACGATCGGCAATCTGCGGCTGATGGAGCAGGACCACCGGGAGGATGTCGAGGCCGCCGAGGAGTGGGGCGAGAAGGCGCTCGCCGCCAGTCGCAAGGCGGACGAGCTGCGTGCGGGCGGATCGGCGGCCGAGGCCGACAGGTTCGACAACCTGGCCAAGGTCGCGCTCGGCCGGCAGCTCCAGTCGGAGAAGGAGGCGAAGACCGCGGAGCCCACCATCGCCTCGCAGACGGAAGTGGTGGACAAGCTCAGGTCCGGGCTGGACCGGATGAAGGCCAAGCTGACGGAGCTGAAGCCCAAGCGGGACGAGCTGGTCGCACGGGTCAAGTCCGCCCAGGCGCAGAACCGGATGATGGACTCCGTCAGCAGCATCGACGTCCTCGACCCGACCAGCGAGATCGGCCGGTTCGAGGACAGGGTGCGGCGCGAGGAGGCGAAGGCGCTGGGAAAGCAGGAGCTTGCCGCTTCGTCCCTGGACGCCCAGTTCGAGCAGTTGGACACGCTGGGTGCCAGTGCGGAGGTCGAGGCGCGTCTCGCGGCCCTGAAGACGGCCTCGTGA
- a CDS encoding carbohydrate ABC transporter permease, giving the protein MSATNAPGAVSTAPSKKPGNAERKDRARQPRSLKRIAVYVLLSLGLLIMSAPFLWMALSAFKTSSELTASPPVWIPTEWTLENFRDLLDKLDLPLYFMNSVIVAVLVTVSNLVFCSMLGYALAKLRFAGRNKIFGLVLGALMVPGNLMLLPLFVLMSKLQLIDSYAGLVLPFAAGAFGVFLMRQFMQSIPDELLEAARMDGAGEWYIFWRIVMPLVKPALATLSIFTFLGSWNNFVWPLIATNDPDKYTLPVALATFATDPNKAGGSNGMLMAGSFLIVLPVLVVFIALQRHFTQGIATAGMK; this is encoded by the coding sequence ATGAGCGCCACCAATGCACCGGGCGCCGTCTCGACGGCGCCGTCGAAGAAGCCCGGGAACGCCGAGCGGAAGGACCGGGCCCGGCAGCCCAGGTCCCTGAAGCGGATCGCCGTCTACGTCCTGCTCTCGCTCGGCCTGCTGATCATGTCGGCGCCGTTCCTGTGGATGGCCCTCTCCGCGTTCAAGACGTCGAGCGAACTGACCGCGAGCCCGCCGGTCTGGATCCCGACCGAGTGGACCCTGGAGAACTTCCGGGACCTGCTCGACAAGCTCGATCTGCCGCTGTACTTCATGAACTCGGTGATCGTGGCGGTGCTGGTCACCGTGTCCAACCTGGTGTTCTGCTCGATGCTCGGCTACGCCCTGGCCAAGCTGAGGTTCGCGGGCCGCAACAAGATCTTCGGTCTGGTTCTCGGCGCCCTCATGGTGCCCGGCAACCTGATGCTGCTGCCGCTGTTCGTCCTGATGAGCAAGTTGCAGCTGATCGACTCGTACGCCGGTCTGGTGCTGCCGTTCGCAGCCGGTGCCTTCGGCGTCTTCCTGATGCGGCAGTTCATGCAGTCGATCCCGGACGAGCTGCTGGAAGCGGCCCGGATGGACGGCGCGGGCGAGTGGTACATCTTCTGGCGCATCGTGATGCCGCTGGTCAAGCCCGCCCTGGCGACGCTGTCGATCTTCACGTTCCTCGGTTCCTGGAACAACTTCGTCTGGCCGCTCATCGCGACCAACGACCCCGACAAGTACACCCTTCCGGTGGCCCTGGCCACGTTCGCCACCGACCCGAACAAGGCCGGCGGATCCAACGGCATGCTGATGGCCGGTTCCTTCCTGATCGTGCTGCCGGTCCTGGTCGTGTTCATCGCGCTCCAGCGGCACTTCACGCAGGGCATCGCCACCGCGGGCATGAAGTAG
- a CDS encoding TPM domain-containing protein: MSRTRTVIPGRALLAVLLAVCWLTLPAALSARADDPVTLSRDGQVTDRSGALEDRRGQVVTALDQLYEKRRIQLFVVYVRDSSGRSARNWAADTADRNGIGRDDNLLAVATHDRRYAYSVGQDSRFTDAQLHDVASTAIEPALKENDWAGAAIGAANGYSAVLTGAAVPTPTITPGADDPGTGNSGGTSVGDLILPIVVVGGAAAAAAYAHTRRRRRTATRTTPGATGWGREDPDRNTSPAPPTSLPELDARAKETLVGTDDAVRTSDEELGFATAQFGEAAAAPFTEAVAYARGELTAAFRLRQQLDNAIPEDDATRRRMLDEIISRCEDANSRLDAVSEDFDRLRALEHNAPQALAAAETAFRALAGRVSEAGATLTSLRSRYAKSVSAPVAGDIEQAKDRLVFATSSLNQARQSVDGGDNAAAAVYVRAAEGAVDQATTLVDAVDRRAREAEEAAGRLPAALTETETDLADAGGLLEGTTAGASTADLRGRITRARSVIRAVREELRAGPHDPVDALRRVEEADAALDEALAGAREREQGDRRARSLLDQAMLTARSAIGAAADCVSTHRGAVGSQARTRLAEAQRRLERARELAGTDDAQGALAEAHRADSLAGQAQSLAEQDVRTYGSRNGPGGAQGGGSSGGGTGGAVLGGIILGGLRGGGGRGGFGGGGGPGSFGGGGTRGRRGGGGRF, from the coding sequence GTGAGCCGAACCCGGACCGTCATACCGGGCCGGGCCCTGCTCGCCGTCCTGCTCGCGGTGTGCTGGCTGACCCTTCCTGCCGCGCTGTCGGCGCGCGCCGACGACCCCGTCACGCTGTCCCGGGACGGGCAGGTCACCGACAGGTCCGGCGCGCTGGAAGACCGCAGGGGCCAGGTGGTCACCGCACTCGACCAGCTGTACGAAAAACGCCGCATCCAGCTCTTCGTGGTGTACGTCCGTGATTCCTCCGGGCGGTCCGCGCGGAACTGGGCCGCCGACACGGCCGACCGCAACGGGATCGGACGCGACGACAACCTGCTCGCCGTCGCCACCCACGACCGGCGGTACGCGTACTCCGTCGGCCAGGACTCCCGCTTCACCGACGCCCAGCTCCACGACGTGGCGAGCACCGCCATCGAGCCGGCGCTCAAGGAGAACGACTGGGCGGGCGCCGCGATCGGGGCCGCCAACGGGTACTCCGCCGTCCTGACCGGCGCGGCCGTACCCACTCCGACGATCACCCCGGGCGCCGACGACCCCGGAACGGGGAACTCCGGCGGGACGAGCGTCGGGGACCTGATCCTGCCGATCGTCGTCGTCGGCGGAGCCGCGGCGGCCGCCGCCTATGCGCACACCCGACGCAGACGACGCACCGCCACCCGCACGACGCCCGGCGCGACCGGCTGGGGACGGGAGGACCCCGACCGGAACACGTCACCGGCGCCGCCCACTTCGCTGCCGGAACTCGACGCCCGGGCCAAGGAGACACTGGTCGGCACGGACGACGCGGTCCGCACCAGCGACGAGGAACTCGGATTCGCCACGGCCCAGTTCGGAGAAGCGGCCGCAGCACCGTTCACCGAGGCGGTTGCGTACGCCAGGGGCGAGCTGACGGCCGCGTTCCGGTTGCGCCAGCAGCTCGACAACGCCATCCCCGAGGACGACGCCACCCGCCGGCGGATGCTGGACGAGATCATCAGCCGCTGCGAGGACGCCAACTCCCGGCTGGACGCGGTATCCGAGGACTTCGACCGGCTCCGTGCGCTCGAACACAACGCCCCCCAGGCGCTCGCGGCGGCCGAGACCGCGTTCCGTGCGCTCGCCGGCCGGGTCTCCGAGGCCGGGGCGACCCTCACCTCCCTGCGCAGCCGCTACGCAAAGTCCGTCTCGGCCCCCGTCGCCGGTGACATCGAACAGGCCAAGGACCGGCTCGTGTTCGCGACGTCGTCACTCAATCAGGCCCGGCAGTCGGTGGACGGCGGGGACAACGCCGCCGCCGCGGTGTACGTACGGGCCGCCGAGGGCGCGGTCGACCAGGCGACCACCCTCGTCGACGCCGTGGACCGGCGCGCGCGGGAGGCCGAGGAGGCGGCGGGCCGGCTGCCGGCCGCGCTCACCGAGACGGAGACGGACCTGGCCGACGCGGGCGGGCTGCTGGAAGGCACCACCGCGGGGGCGTCCACAGCGGATCTCCGGGGCCGGATCACCCGCGCGCGCTCCGTGATCCGCGCTGTGCGGGAAGAGCTGCGGGCCGGTCCGCACGACCCGGTCGACGCGCTGCGCCGGGTGGAGGAGGCGGACGCGGCACTGGACGAGGCGCTGGCCGGTGCGCGTGAGCGGGAGCAGGGCGACCGGCGGGCCCGCTCGCTCCTCGACCAGGCGATGCTCACCGCGCGCTCGGCGATCGGCGCCGCCGCCGACTGCGTCAGTACCCATCGTGGAGCGGTCGGCAGCCAGGCCCGGACCCGGCTGGCGGAGGCCCAGCGACGGCTGGAGCGAGCCCGTGAACTGGCCGGGACGGACGACGCGCAGGGGGCGCTGGCCGAGGCGCACCGGGCGGACTCACTGGCCGGGCAGGCACAGAGCCTGGCGGAACAGGACGTGCGGACATACGGCAGCCGAAATGGTCCGGGCGGTGCGCAAGGAGGGGGCAGCAGCGGCGGGGGTACGGGCGGCGCGGTCCTCGGCGGAATCATTCTCGGCGGGCTCCGGGGCGGGGGCGGCCGCGGCGGCTTCGGCGGGGGCGGCGGGCCGGGCAGTTTCGGTGGCGGGGGCACCCGTGGCCGGCGCGGCGGTGGTGGCCGGTTCTGA
- a CDS encoding sugar ABC transporter substrate-binding protein, whose protein sequence is MPRTARTASTGIGIAVVLALGLTACGSSGGDNVAADKKQTLTVWAMGAEGEKLADVAKVYEKANPNITIKVTPVGWDVAHQKLVSAAAAGSMPDVAQMGGSYMGEFSELGVLEPVDTKIFQEKDFFPAGWQQGEVDGQAYGVPWYVDTRVLYYRTDLAKQAGITKAPTDWKEMRDLATAYQKKADTKWGLSIQPSGLDTVQNFYSFLYSAGGEIVNDKGEAVIDSPEAVKALKEYGSYFDKGLSNKSVQPGYDVVKDFGNGRVPMFFGGPWHVTLLNEGQPQLTGKWAVANVPSDKASVSMAGGSSLVISKDSEHKAAATEFIKYLTDTKGQADWYKRTKDLPANTAAWTSGDLADDADLQIFKKQMDTAKSSPSLSNWTEITDKVDQAIAKVTQGKASAEDALKTAQSQIEGLVK, encoded by the coding sequence ATGCCCCGCACCGCCAGAACCGCCTCCACCGGTATCGGTATCGCAGTCGTGCTCGCTCTTGGCCTCACCGCGTGCGGCAGCTCCGGTGGCGACAACGTCGCCGCGGACAAGAAGCAGACGCTCACCGTCTGGGCCATGGGGGCCGAGGGCGAGAAGCTCGCGGATGTGGCCAAGGTCTACGAGAAGGCCAATCCGAACATCACCATCAAGGTGACCCCGGTCGGCTGGGACGTCGCCCACCAGAAGCTGGTCTCCGCGGCCGCCGCCGGCAGCATGCCGGACGTGGCGCAGATGGGCGGCAGCTACATGGGCGAGTTCTCCGAGCTCGGAGTCCTGGAGCCGGTCGACACCAAGATCTTCCAGGAGAAGGACTTCTTCCCGGCCGGCTGGCAGCAGGGCGAGGTGGACGGCCAGGCGTACGGCGTGCCGTGGTACGTCGACACCCGCGTCCTCTACTACCGCACCGACCTGGCCAAGCAGGCCGGCATCACCAAGGCTCCGACCGACTGGAAGGAGATGCGGGACCTCGCCACCGCCTACCAGAAGAAGGCGGACACCAAGTGGGGCCTGTCCATCCAGCCCAGCGGCCTGGACACGGTGCAGAACTTCTACTCCTTCCTGTACTCGGCCGGCGGCGAGATCGTCAACGACAAGGGCGAGGCCGTCATCGACAGCCCCGAGGCCGTCAAGGCGCTCAAGGAGTACGGCTCGTACTTCGACAAGGGGCTCTCCAACAAGTCCGTGCAGCCCGGCTACGACGTGGTGAAGGACTTCGGCAACGGCCGCGTCCCGATGTTCTTCGGCGGCCCCTGGCACGTCACCCTGCTGAACGAGGGCCAGCCGCAGCTCACGGGCAAGTGGGCGGTGGCCAACGTCCCCTCCGACAAGGCCTCCGTCTCGATGGCCGGCGGCTCCTCCCTGGTGATCTCCAAGGACAGCGAGCACAAGGCCGCGGCCACCGAGTTCATCAAGTACCTGACGGACACCAAGGGCCAGGCCGACTGGTACAAGCGCACCAAGGACCTGCCGGCGAACACCGCCGCCTGGACCTCCGGTGACCTCGCCGACGACGCCGATCTGCAGATCTTCAAGAAGCAGATGGACACCGCCAAGTCCTCGCCGTCGCTGTCCAACTGGACCGAGATCACCGACAAGGTCGACCAGGCCATCGCGAAGGTGACGCAGGGCAAGGCTTCCGCCGAGGACGCGCTGAAGACGGCGCAGTCCCAGATCGAAGGCCTCGTGAAGTAG
- a CDS encoding LacI family DNA-binding transcriptional regulator yields the protein MSAPTVYDVAERSGVSIATVSRVYRTPDSVRAQTRERVLQAARELGYVPSGNARGLASRTTGVLGLCFPDYADPDAEADAEADSDADDAVMLYSDQIIRGMERAARRHGYALLIAASLEGGPESLVAKVAGRVDGFAVLAQTVPTEDLEVISRRLPVVMIAGPREIDHLDHIIVANVEGERELTRHLIEDHGLHLLAFIGGDTDSPDAEARFRGFREACQDAGLPVPDAPAVRTTMMTQAEGASAAERLLDGGGQQPEAMLFANDQMAVGALRALARRGIRVPEDMAVTGFDGIPLSRIVQPPLTTVRQPIRQLGEQAVELLVQRLNNASREPVSLTLPVSPIRRRSCGCG from the coding sequence GTGAGCGCCCCAACGGTGTACGACGTGGCCGAGCGGTCGGGCGTCTCCATTGCCACGGTTTCACGGGTCTACCGCACCCCGGATTCGGTGCGCGCCCAGACCCGCGAACGGGTCCTTCAGGCGGCGCGCGAGCTCGGTTACGTACCCAGCGGAAACGCCCGCGGACTGGCCAGCCGCACCACCGGAGTGCTCGGACTGTGCTTTCCCGACTACGCCGACCCGGATGCCGAGGCCGACGCCGAGGCGGACAGCGACGCCGACGACGCGGTGATGCTCTACTCCGACCAGATCATCCGCGGCATGGAGCGCGCCGCCCGGCGGCACGGCTACGCCCTGCTGATCGCCGCGTCGCTGGAGGGCGGGCCGGAGAGCCTGGTCGCGAAGGTCGCGGGCCGGGTCGACGGCTTCGCCGTTCTGGCCCAGACGGTGCCGACCGAGGACCTTGAGGTCATATCGCGCCGGCTGCCGGTCGTGATGATCGCCGGGCCTCGCGAGATAGACCACCTCGACCACATCATCGTCGCCAACGTCGAAGGCGAGCGCGAACTGACCCGCCACCTGATCGAGGACCACGGCCTGCACCTGCTCGCCTTCATCGGCGGCGACACCGACTCGCCCGACGCCGAGGCACGGTTCCGCGGCTTCCGGGAGGCTTGCCAGGACGCGGGTCTCCCGGTGCCGGACGCACCGGCCGTCCGGACGACGATGATGACGCAGGCCGAGGGCGCGAGTGCCGCCGAACGGCTGCTGGACGGGGGCGGGCAGCAGCCGGAGGCGATGCTGTTCGCCAACGACCAGATGGCGGTGGGCGCCCTGCGTGCACTGGCGAGACGCGGCATCCGGGTACCCGAGGACATGGCGGTGACCGGCTTCGACGGCATCCCGCTCAGCCGGATCGTCCAGCCGCCACTGACGACGGTGCGCCAGCCGATCCGCCAACTCGGCGAGCAGGCGGTCGAGTTGCTGGTGCAGCGGCTGAACAACGCGAGCCGCGAACCGGTGTCACTCACCCTCCCGGTCTCCCCGATCCGCCGCAGAAGCTGCGGCTGCGGCTGA
- a CDS encoding MarR family winged helix-turn-helix transcriptional regulator codes for MTQSPGPAPVDPTAEQVADDLAAVVGRLLRRLRSSSSESLLTPTQRSVLARIEDGGPATTAALARAEFVRPQSMRLTLGALEEQGLVERAPDPEDGRKSVMSITDTGRTTLAAVRAAKRNWLAEAIAAELDGAERRSVAEATALLDRLVGS; via the coding sequence ATGACGCAATCGCCCGGTCCCGCCCCCGTCGATCCCACGGCCGAGCAGGTGGCGGACGACCTCGCGGCCGTCGTCGGCAGACTGCTGCGACGGCTGCGTTCCTCGTCCTCGGAGAGTCTGCTCACACCGACCCAGCGCTCGGTACTGGCCCGGATCGAGGACGGGGGCCCGGCCACCACGGCCGCGCTGGCCCGTGCCGAGTTCGTACGCCCGCAGTCCATGCGGCTGACGCTGGGCGCGCTGGAGGAGCAGGGGCTCGTCGAGCGGGCGCCCGATCCGGAGGACGGGCGCAAGTCCGTCATGTCGATCACCGACACCGGGCGCACGACGCTCGCGGCGGTCCGGGCCGCCAAGCGGAACTGGCTGGCCGAGGCCATCGCCGCCGAACTCGACGGGGCCGAGCGCCGCTCCGTGGCCGAGGCGACCGCCCTCCTGGACCGCCTGGTCGGTTCATGA